CCGGTACAGCGCGTCCGGCGCCGCACGTCGGACGACGTGATCGAACGCGGTGAGGAGCTCCGACATCTGCCCGAGCCCCAGCTCGCGCGCCGCGGCGTCGTCGCCCTGGCCCGGAAGCCCGAGGATCGCCAGGATCTCGTTGAAGACGGCGACGATGTCCGGGACTCCCTCCCGTCGCAGCCCTTCGCCCAGCCGTTCGAGCGTATCCATCGCCGCCCGCGCCCGCTCCGCGTCCAGCCCCGTGACCGCCTGGATCTCGACCTCGAGCGCCTCGCGTGTCACGACCTCCGGCCGGCCTTCCCCGTTCGGGTACCACGTGCGGCCGGCCCAGTAGACGAAGAGCCGCGCGACGAGCGCCATCTCGGGTCGGGCGAGGAGAGAGCCGTGGCCGACGACCTGGACGGGGATCCCCCGCGCCCGGAGCGCCTCGACCAGCGGCCGGGCCGAGGTGCGGGTCGAGCGGTAGAGCACGGCGATGTCGCCCGGCGCGTGGCCGGCGGCGATCAGCTTCTCGATCCGTGCGGCGATCGTCTGGGCCTCGGCTTCCGGCGTCGACGCGACGAACAGCTCCACCGCGCCTGGCGGCGCCGGCTTGCGCGCAGCCGTGAGCTGCTTCGGCAGCCGCTGGGCCAGGCTCTCGGCCAGCACCCGCGCGAAGTCCACGATCTCCGGCCGGCAGCGGTGGTTCTCGCCCAGCTCCACGCGCTCGGCCGCATTGAACCGCTGCGCGAACGAGAGGAAGAGGGAGACGTCGCCGCCGCGCCACTGGTAGATCGCCTGGTCGTCGTCGCCCACGACCGTGATGGCGGCGCCCAGCGCCGCGAGACGCTCGAGGAGCGTCTCCTGCGCGCGGTTGAAGTCCTGGTACTCGTCCACGAAGACGTGCGCGATGCGGCCCTGTAGCCGCTCGTACAGCCGTCCGCCCGGCGCGAGCTCGTCCGCCGCGCGCCCGATCATCACCCGGAACGGCATGAGGCGCATCTCGCCGAGAAGCCACTCGTAACGCTCCAGGACCTCGGCGAAGCGGGGCGCGGCCGCCCGAGCGGTCTCTCGCTCGAGCCGTTCGTTGTAGACGACCTCGGCGCTGCGCAGGAACATCGAGACCGCCTGCGCGACCGAGATCTTCCCGGTCGGCCCCACGTGCTCGGCGTAGAGGTCGACGACGCCGAGCCGGCGCGCGACGCGGTACACGAGCGCCCACTCCTGTTCCTCGGACAGCGCGTCGGCGAGCTCGTACGCGCCGCCCAGCTCCTGGAGCGCCCGCAGCGCCCAGGCGTGCGTCGTGCCGATGAAGAGCCCGCGACCCACCGGCGGCAGTTCACGGAAACGCTCATCGGCCTCGGCCGCCCGCGTCTCGATGCGGGCCTTGAGCTCCGCCGCCGCCTTCTCCGTGAACGTGAACGCGATGATGCTCGCCGGGTCGACGCCCTCGACCAGCAGCCGCACGACGCGGCGGGCGAGGACCTCGGTCTTCCCCGAGCCCGCGCCGGCAACGATCTGCAGCCGCGCCGCCGGGCTCAGGATCGCGCGGCGCTGCGGCTCGCTCAGCCACTCGGGGAGCGTGTGTGTGGCCATGCTCAGTGCCTCACCGCGTGTCCGTGTGTCATCGCCGCTGGAAGGTCACCGTGTCGGGTGAGCCACCGGGTCCTATTGCGTCAGTGCCGCAGGGTCGACGCGGAACTGGGCCACGAGGTCGTCCAGCTCGTCGGGCGCGAGCGCGCCGTCGGCGGCGGCTGCCGGGCGTGCTCGTACCATCTCCCGGGCGCGCTCGATCCACGTTCGCACGTACGCGGGCGGGAGGCGTTGCGGGTCCGCGATCGCGTCGGCGTCCGCGGAGGCGAGCTCTTCCAGGCGACGGATCCCGCGCTCGTACAGGTGTCGCGCGCGTGCCCGTCCGAGCTGCGGCAGCGCCAGCGCCATGAGCGGCGCCAGCTCCGGCGCCACCCCGTACCGCAGCGCGCCGGCCGCATCGCGCGCGGCGGCGGCCAGCTCCGGGCGGCCGAGCGCCGTCGCCGCGTTCTCGTAAAGCCGGCACACGCTGGCCAGGTCGTCGAGGCCGCGCTCGAAGTCGCCGCGGTACTTCACCGGCAGCCGGATCTGCTTCTCGTCGACCTCGTCGAGCCATTGCTCGACGGCGCCGAGCCACTTCTCGCGTGAACGCTCATCGGCGAGATAATCCTCGAGCGCCCAGCGCGCGACGTCCCGGTAGTTTGCTTCGCCTGCGGCCTCGATGCGCTGCATCGCCTCGTGGACGAGGAGCAGGTCGAACCGTGTGGCCGCCGCGACGGCGCCGACCGGCGTCGCCCGCCACCCGGTCGGCATCCGCTCGATCAGCTTCCACGCGTTGAGGAGTTCGAGGGCCTGTGTGAGCCGCGTCCCGAGGTCCAGCTTCGGGCCGAAGACGTGGCCGCAGGAGTAGAGCGCGCGGTTCCGGACCTCCGCATCGATGCCAGGCGCGAAGAGGAGGTCGTGGATCGCGCACGCCGCGTGCTTGCAGATCTGGTGGCGGTAGTATCGGCTCGCCGCCGGGCAGGTGCACTGCACGCCCCTCACGCCCAGGGTGACCTCGTACCGCTTGTGGTCCGACGCGACCGTCGCGCGCACGCCGTCGGGCGTCACGGCGTAGTCCGCAAGGCGGATCCTCCCCCCGGCCTCGAGCACCCTCGCGTACGAGGGGATGTCCTCCATCAGGTCCTCTTTGAAAGACCGGGAGGCTACGATATCACTCGGCTGCTGGTGGTGGGCGAGCGTCTTCGAGAACGCCCTGGCGACGTCCTCGAACGTCGCCTCGCCCCGGTCGGCGATGACGCCCAGCACGAAGCGCATGAGCGCCTCGAAGCTGTCCGTCAGGCGGCTGCGCACGTCGTCGCCGCACCCCGCCTCGATCGCCTGGACGAGACGCTGGACGTCGCGGTCGTGGCGCTGGCTCTTGTCGATCAGCGCGATGCCCCGGCCCGCCGCGACCTGGAGCGGCCGCGCCGCGCGGCCCAGCATGTTCAGCACCTCGCCGCTCGGCAGCAGCACCCACCGGCCGACGCCGCGGACGCGGTCGAAGCGGAAGACGTCACGCACGACCACGAGGCCTGCGGGGAGGTTGACGCCGGCGGCGAGCGTTGGCGTCGCGGTGAGCAGCCGCAGGACGCGCTCGCGGTACGCCGCCTCGATCCGCCGACGAACGGGCTTCGGCAGCCCCGCGTGGTGGTAGGCGACGCCGCGCGCGACGAGCGTCGCCAGGTCCTCGAGCGACGGGTCTTCGGCGAACAACCCTTCCGCCACGGAAGCCAGCCGGCTCCGGTGCTCCGCAGGCAGCTCGGCCTCGACGAGGTCCGCCAGCTCGCGCCCCATCTTCTCCGCCGCCTGCCGCGAGGAGCAGAACACCAGCGCCTGCTCACGGCCGATCTGCTGCGCGAGCACGTTCTCCAGCTCCGCGCGCACGTCGTCAGCCCACCGCGATTCGAGCTCGAGCGGAACCGGGCGGTCCTCGGGCCGGCCCTCGAGGTAGCGCAGCCCGAGCCATTCGGCGAGCTGCCGCCCGTTCCCGACCACCGCGGAGAGCGCGCACAGCCCCCGGACACGCCTGCCGGCCAGGAGCCGGGCAAACAACCCCTCGACGACCGGCCCGCGGTCGTCGTCCGCGATCAGGTGCACCTCGTCCGCGACGACGACCCCGGGCCGGAACCCCGGGCGCGTCAGCAGGGCGCCGAAGCTCTCGTACGTGGCGACCACGATGTCGGCGGACTCGGGCGCCAGCGCGTCGCGGTGTTCGCCCGTCACGATGCGCAGGCGAACGTCGGTCCCCGCGAAGAGCTGCTCGAAGCTGTCGTGGATCTCGGCGGCAAGGGCGCGGAAGGGAACGAGGTACGCGTGGACGCCGGGATCACCGCGCTCGACGGCGCGGCGGATGACCTCGCGCCCGATGTAAGACTTGCCCGTCCCCGTCGGCGCGACGATCAACGCGTTGCCATCGTCCAGGACGCCGGCGCGGACCGCGCGGTCGAAGAGCGGGAAACGGGAAACGGATTGGAGCGGGCACATGGGCGGATCCGCTGGTCGGCTGCGGTGGCGAAAGGGCTGCGGGCCCTCTGCGACCTCCCCGCGCCTCGCCCACCATGGGCCCTGCCCCTGCGTGGCGGCGCAACACTGCGCCTGTAAAGAATTTTATCACGGTACCGACGGCGGTACCAGTAGGGCGGCTCCGGTGACGCGCCCCCGTGGCGCCCGGAGCCGCGGCGCGGCTGCCGTCGTTCTCCTTTCTCATTCGGCGTCCCGAACAATAAATTCGCCGCGGCAAACCGCGGCTCGTGAGGCGGCCCTCGATCCCGCACGGCTGGCCGCGCCTCGGGTGAGGCGGGCGCAAGGAGCCGGGACTTCGCATCGTGGCTCCCCGGGTCGGCAGCCGGCGCTGCCGGGAGGCCGCACCAGTTTGCAACACGCTGCCCTGCGCACGGCCACGGAGCCCATCGCAAACTCATGAACGACGCCGGAGAACTCGACCAGCGCATCCGCCTCGCCGCGTTCCGCTTCCTCGAGGAGCAGACCGCGCTCCACGGAGAGGTGCTGCCGCGCTCGGTGCTCGCGGCCGGGTTCACGTTCGAGGGGCGCCGCGTGCCGCTCATCGGGCCGCAGGGGATCTTCCGGCCCGCCGTGCTGCCGGAGATGCCGATCAGCATCACGACGGCGCCGCCCAGGGAGGGCGAGCCGCCGCCGTACGACGACCAGCTCCGGCCGGACGGGCTGCTCTCCTACCGGTACCGCGGCACCGATCCCAACCACCCGGACAACGTCGGCCTGCGCCTGGCAATGCAGCGCCGCGCGCCGCTGATCTACCACTACGGCATCGTTCCCGGTCGCTACCTCTCGATTTGGCCGGTGTACGTCGTCGGTGATGACCCGCCACGCCTCACCTTCACCATCGCCGTCGATGACGCGCGGCTTGCGCACGAGGTCCTGCCGGAGTGGGGCGACGAGGTGCGCCGTAGCTACGTCGCGCGCGTCACACTCCACCGGCTGCACCAGCACTCTTTCCGCGAGCGCGTGCTGCGCGCGTACCGCGAGCAATGTGCGGTGTGCCGCCTGCGCCACGCCGAGCTGCTCGAGGCCGCGCACATCCTGCCGGACCGGCATCCGCTGGGCGAGCCCACGGTTCAGAACGGCCTCGCGCTGTGCAAGCTGCACCACGCGGCGTTCGACCGTCACATTCTGGGCGTGCGACCGGACCTCGTGATCCAGATTCGTCGCGACATTCTCGACGAGGTGGACGGGCCGATGCTGGTGCACGGGCTCCAGCAGATGCATGGTTCGCGGCTCTACGTGCCGCGGCAGGAAGAGCTGCGTCCCAGGCCCGAGTTCCTCGAGGAGCGCTACGAGCTGTTCCTCAAGGCGAGCTGACGCGGGATCGGCTCCGGACGCGCTGACGCCTCTCGTCGATCTCACGACCGCCAGTCGTCGCCGCTGCACGGCCGGCCCGGGATCCCTTCACGAGTCCGGTGCCTTGCCGCCGCCATCGCGGTCGTCCAGGTGCTCCGCGTAACACCGGTCGCTCGGCGCGAGCGGGAGCGCGCGCAGTTCCTCGCGCGTGACCCACGCGAGCGCCGTGTGCTCCCGGCACACGGGCTCGCCTTCGATGCAAACCCGCAGGAAGTCGATCACGAAGTCGGAACCAGGGTCGCGCACGGAGAGCTCGACGTCGTCGACCTCGACGACGCGAACGCCGAGCTCCTCCGCCAGCTCACGCGCGGCGGCGTCGAAGTCGCTCTCGCCCTCTTCGACCTTCCCACCCGGGAACTCCCACAGGCCACCGTGGCGCTTGTGCGCCGGACGCTGACAGACCAGGACCCGACCGTTCCGTTCGATCACGGCGGCGAGGACGCGGATCATCACAAAACTCCCCGACAGCATTCAGTGCTTACACTGCGCGTGGTGGCCAATCGACCGCACCGATGGATGAGCCAGTCGACAAGACGACCGTATCTCCTCTGCGCTCATCGGTACAGCGCAGGTTCGGCCGGCGCCGCGCTCCTCGAGCCACGCCCGCCGCGCTCCCAACGCCGCGGTCTCCCCTGAAGTTTTCGCCCCCGGACCGAGTGATCCCGGATGCGGGCCGTTTACGAATGCCAGGATGACGGGCCGTCCGACGGGCGGTCCGGTCGCCTCCATCGCCCACCCAACCCCGGAGGTCGCCATGCCGCGCTCCAGCACATTCCCACAGGCGCGCTGTAACCCGTGCCGACTGGTGGCCATTGCCGTACTCGGCCTGTTCGCGGCGGCATGCGCGTCCGACTCGCCCGTGCAGCCCCACCACCGGTCCGAACACCAGCTCCTCGCGAACCGTAGCGCAGCGAGGTGCACCAACGTGCAGGGCACGCCTGTCGGAACCGTGCTCGGGGTCAGCGAGCTCTCCGGCGATCTGGTCGGCCAGGTCTGGGCGTACCAGGCCCCGGTCGCGATGATCCGCGGCCAGGCGATCCACCTCCAGACCTTCCACCACTTCGACCTGGGCAACGGCGACTGGTTCCAGACCGAGGACTCCGGAGTGCAGGCGCCCGTCGCACCGCCCGTCTACCGGCTCAACAACCGCTACACGATCGTGCGCGGCGAGGGCGCCTACGCGAATGCGAGCGGCTTCATCCAGGTGCACGGCACGCTGGTCTTCGACTTCAAGGGCCAGCACCCCGATCACGGCAAGATCGACGCGCGCTACCACGGCAGCGTCTGCACTTGAGCGGTGCTGCGGCGGACGGCCGGTCGGGGCGTGTGAGCTAGCCGGCCGCTCCCGGCGCTCACCGCCCCTGTAGCTTTGCCGCCGTCGGCTCCCGGACTACGATCTGCGGCGTGCCACGGTACGTGGTCAGCCTACCGGTGACGCAGATGCGGCGGTGTCGGTACACCCGCTCGGGCGGTTCGGGGAAGCGATTCCGGTCGTCGCCCCAGATCACGACCGTGAAGACCTGATTCGGGTATGCCTTCGCCAGGTTGAGGAACGTGGGCTGGCCGCGGCTGCGCGAGGCGAACGTCGCGCTCGCCACCGAGTCGCACACGGTGACCGTGGAGCCGACGTAGTTTCGCGCCTCCTCGGCCGAGACGACGCGCAGCGCGTCCTGCGCAGCACCGGAAACGGGCGAGAGCAAGAGAAGAGCGAGGGCTGCCAGCCGATGGCGCTCGTGGCTGGTGCGGATTCGGGCGAGCCCTGGCCCACAGGTCGGATTCGAGCGAGAGCTGAGCGTGTGTCGGGTTCTCATGGCGTTCTCCCTTGCGGTGATCTCGTAGGCGAGAGGGACCACGTCGGCGGGCCCTCCGCGATCGT
The DNA window shown above is from bacterium and carries:
- a CDS encoding HNH endonuclease, which encodes MNDAGELDQRIRLAAFRFLEEQTALHGEVLPRSVLAAGFTFEGRRVPLIGPQGIFRPAVLPEMPISITTAPPREGEPPPYDDQLRPDGLLSYRYRGTDPNHPDNVGLRLAMQRRAPLIYHYGIVPGRYLSIWPVYVVGDDPPRLTFTIAVDDARLAHEVLPEWGDEVRRSYVARVTLHRLHQHSFRERVLRAYREQCAVCRLRHAELLEAAHILPDRHPLGEPTVQNGLALCKLHHAAFDRHILGVRPDLVIQIRRDILDEVDGPMLVHGLQQMHGSRLYVPRQEELRPRPEFLEERYELFLKAS